A single region of the Desulfonatronum sp. SC1 genome encodes:
- a CDS encoding purine-nucleoside phosphorylase yields MATNVFARERTAAEALSSRLISYQQAPVGIILGTGLGQWVESLHDFLAIDYKQIPGFPKATVESHVGRFCAGRVRNVPVLALQGRFHLYEGYTPDEVCFGLRTLGLLGVKKIIITNAAGALNPLCQPGEIMVISDQINLTGRNPLVGLNYGEPLFPDMSQLFSPRLAALAHSTALQLGQRLQDGVYIGILGPSLETPAETRMFRRLGADAIGMSTVLETIAAKQMGMEIIGLSCLTNKNLPDCMAPTSLEEIISVGKDISARLSSLLDELIPRI; encoded by the coding sequence ATGGCCACAAACGTATTCGCACGAGAGCGTACAGCCGCCGAAGCCCTTTCCTCACGTCTCATTTCTTACCAACAAGCTCCGGTTGGCATTATCCTCGGGACCGGTCTTGGTCAATGGGTAGAATCTCTACATGATTTTCTCGCCATCGACTATAAGCAGATCCCAGGATTCCCCAAAGCCACCGTGGAAAGTCATGTTGGCAGGTTTTGCGCGGGGCGAGTCCGGAATGTCCCCGTATTGGCCCTCCAGGGCCGCTTTCATCTCTACGAGGGTTATACGCCGGATGAAGTTTGTTTTGGTTTACGCACCTTGGGGCTGCTGGGGGTCAAAAAAATTATCATAACCAACGCAGCCGGTGCCCTCAACCCTCTTTGCCAACCCGGAGAAATCATGGTCATAAGCGACCAGATCAATCTTACGGGACGCAACCCGCTAGTCGGCCTCAACTACGGTGAGCCCCTTTTCCCAGACATGAGTCAACTTTTTTCTCCACGGCTGGCCGCCTTGGCCCACTCTACCGCACTCCAATTGGGCCAACGGCTTCAAGACGGAGTTTACATCGGGATTCTCGGTCCCAGCCTGGAAACCCCAGCTGAAACCAGAATGTTTCGCCGACTCGGCGCGGATGCCATCGGCATGTCCACGGTCTTGGAGACCATCGCCGCCAAACAGATGGGCATGGAAATCATTGGCCTATCATGTCTCACGAACAAAAACCTTCCAGACTGCATGGCACCGACTTCTCTTGAAGAAATCATTTCCGTGGGGAAGGACATCAGCGCGCGCCTCTCGTCTTTGCTGGACGAGTTGATTCCACGCATTTAG
- a CDS encoding motility protein A: protein MDKTTLFGIIAGTSLIMAAIMLGGAIDSFLNVPGFMIVVGGTLAAISVNYPFHDIVQAHAAAYKIFISRKVREIDVVNTMVKIADISRREGLLALENIKTENLILKKACQLIADNADPMMIREMLAIEIASLRRRHHIVQDVFKRMGAYAPSFGMIGTLIGLVQMLASLHDPSSIGPAMAVALLTTFYGAMMASLLFLPIAGKLRSRSQEEILHLNIIFEGAKCILENNNPRLVYEKLSSFVPPKDRRSER, encoded by the coding sequence ATGGATAAAACGACACTATTTGGTATCATTGCCGGCACGTCCTTGATCATGGCCGCAATTATGCTCGGTGGCGCCATAGACTCCTTTCTTAATGTTCCCGGATTTATGATCGTGGTCGGTGGAACTTTGGCCGCCATATCCGTCAACTACCCCTTTCACGACATTGTCCAGGCGCATGCGGCGGCCTATAAAATTTTTATTTCGCGTAAGGTGCGTGAGATTGACGTTGTGAATACGATGGTCAAGATAGCTGATATCAGCCGCAGGGAGGGATTGCTGGCATTGGAGAATATCAAAACCGAAAATTTGATTCTCAAAAAGGCTTGCCAGCTGATCGCCGACAACGCCGATCCGATGATGATTCGCGAGATGTTGGCTATCGAAATTGCATCCTTACGACGACGTCACCACATTGTGCAAGATGTTTTCAAGCGAATGGGGGCGTATGCCCCTTCCTTTGGAATGATTGGAACATTGATCGGTCTCGTGCAGATGTTGGCTTCCCTGCACGACCCGTCATCCATCGGCCCGGCAATGGCCGTGGCCTTGCTGACGACATTTTATGGAGCCATGATGGCCAGCTTGTTGTTTTTGCCGATTGCTGGAAAATTGCGGAGCCGGAGCCAGGAGGAAATTCTCCATCTGAACATTATTTTCGAGGGGGCGAAATGCATTCTCGAAAATAATAATCCCCGGCTCGTCTACGAAAAACTCTCCTCTTTCGTTCCTCCCAAGGATCGTCGCAGTGAACGCTGA